From one Xiphias gladius isolate SHS-SW01 ecotype Sanya breed wild chromosome 12, ASM1685928v1, whole genome shotgun sequence genomic stretch:
- the rbm4.1 gene encoding RNA-binding protein 4.1, whose translation MVKIFIGNLSPDTTSDELRSLFSQYGKIAECTIVKNFGFVHMDDKAEAEEAIRNLHHYELNGQPMNVELSRGKSRGSTKLHVGNIACTNQELRAKFEEFGTVLECDIVKNYAFVHMERMEDAMEAINQLDNTTFKGKLMSVKLSTSRLRTAPGMGDRSGCYRCGQEGHWSKECPLDQNGYHRNGSEPKSDGYDASRFGGRGRNGGYHPDFSGDPDYGGGYAPVHVFSRGSGHSGSMAGYRRGAGYESAMRYGPHPGYGISAVAEHSMARMYGSEAAYRSNGSLYGAVPAYPMRRSPYEERDPYGVVDYYEKYRANSYGGSYFEEHRAVPLPAPSTSSSTPIIRERLPPSSLDPYECPPLPPPPAPVTSYYARDRSPIRRVPAEADGFAYERSRLSPVPTLPRSSTYDHPRDPSAEQANYTY comes from the exons ATGGTGAAAATATTCATTGGGAACTTGTCACCAGACACTACATCAGATGAACTTCGCTCTCTCTTCTCCCAGTATGGCAAGATTGCAGAATGTACTATTGTCAAGAACTTTGGCTTTGTGCACATGGATGACAAAGCGGAGGCAGAAGAAGCCATTCGCAACCTCCACCATTATGAGCTAAATGGCCAGCCCATGAATGTGGAACTGAGCCGTGGCAAGTCAAGAGGATCTACCAAACTACATGTTGGCAACATTGCTTGTACCAACCAGGAGCTGAGGGCTAAGTTTGAAGAGTTTGGCACTGTGTTGGAGTGTGACATAGTAAAAAACTATGCTTTTGTTCACATGGAGCGAATGGAGGATGCCATGGAGGCCATTAATCAGTTAGACAACACAACTTTTAAAG gcaAACTGATGAGTGTGAAGCTTTCGACTAGCCGCCTGCGTACTGCGCCGGGAATGGGAGACAGATCGGGTTGTTATCGTTGCGGGCAGGAAGGCCACTGGTCCAAAGAATGCCCACTAGACCAAAATGGCTACCACAGAAACGGCTCAGAGCCAAAGTCTGATGGATACGATGCCTCGAGATTTGGCGGGCGTGGTCGCAACGGGGGTTATCATCCGGACTTCAGTGGCGATCCAGATTATGGTGGCGGCTATGCTCCTGTACATGTTTTTTCCCGTGGTTCTGGTCACAGCGGCAGCATGGCAGGGTACAGAAGGGGTGCAGGCTATGAGAGTGCAATGAGATATGGGCCGCACCCAGGTTATGGCATAAGCGCTGTTGCTGAACATAGCATGGCTCGGATGTACGGCAGCGAGGCAGCATACAGGAGCAACGGCTCACTCTATGGCGCGGTACCAGCCTACCCGATGCGCCGGTCGCCTTACGAGGAAAGGGATCCGTACGGGGTCGTGGACTACTACGAGAAGTACAGGGCCAATTCTTACGGAGGCAGTTATTTCGAGGAACACCGCGCCGTCCCCTTGCCTGCTCCATCAACATCCTCCTCCACACCTATAATAAGGGAACGTCTTCCCCCCTCTAGCCTTGACCCATACGAGTGCCCTCCGCTCCCTCCTCCACCAGCCCCAGTCACCTCATACTATGCACGTGACCGGAGTCCGATTCGGAGAGTCCCTGCCGAGGCAGATGGATTTGCATATGAGCGTTCGCGCCTTTCCCCAGTGCCCACCCTCCCAAGAAGTTCTACCTATGACCATCCGCGGGATCCCAGCGCTGAGCAGGCAAATTATACTTACTAA
- the LOC120797629 gene encoding RNA-binding protein 4.1-like, with translation MVKIFIGNLACNTTAEELRELFEKYGKVTECDIVKNYGFVHMNNMSEAEEAIRNLHQYQLHGWRMNVEMSKGRPKSTTKLHVSNLGEGVTSDVLRAKFEEFGTVVECDIVKDYAFVHMERVEDAMDAINKLDNTAFKGKLMSVQLSTSRLRTAPGMGDHTGCYVCGKHGHWSKDCPVGRNGSHGDGMRGRGGRGPPRGPPGYGRGSYGMASPPAADYMGGSAYSQGSYVGGLPPPPRRLSGYGSERSSPYDRDHLYNSVDYYEKYRARPYGSSYFEDRRMSYLPPPPPPPSSLSKLSSSVDPYDRRPLPPPSSAASAAAYYAQDGSPIGRVPDSSAGYACERTRLSPVSSRSYAVPRPKDHYAPRYAPY, from the exons ATGGTGAAAATTTTTATTGGCAATCTTGCCTGCAATACCACAGCTGAGGAGCTGCGTGAACTCTTTGAGAAGTATGGAAAAGTCACAGAATGTGACATTGTCAAAAACTATGGTTTTGTACACATGAACAACATGTCTGAAGCAGAGGAGGCCATTCGAAACCTCCACCAATACCAGTTGCATGGCTGGCGCATGAATGTGGAGatgagcaaagggaggcccaAGTCCACCACCAAGCTGCATGTCAGCAACCTCGGTGAAGGGGTCACCAGTGATGTTCTGCGAGCCAAATTTGAAGAGTTTGGCACAGTGGTGGAGTGTGACATAGTGAAGGATTATGCCTTTGTCCACATGGAGCGAGTGGAGGATGCCATGGATGCCATCAATAAGCTGGACAACACAGCCTTCAAAG GCAAGCTGATGAGCGTACAGCTGTCCACCAGTCGGCTTCGCACTGCCCCAGGAATGGGAGATCATACCGGCTGCTATGTCTGCGGGAAACATGGTCACTGGTCGAAAGATTGTCCAGTCGGTCGGAACGGTAGCCACGGTGATGGCATGAGAGGTCGCGGTGGCCGGGGCCCCCCACGCGGTCCCCCAGGTTATGGCAGGGGCAGCTACGGGATGGCCTCACCTCCAGCAGCTGATTACATGGGTGGTTCTGCGTATAGTCAGGGTAGTTATGTAGGTGGGTTGCCGCCTCCGCCTCGTAGGCTTAGTGGTTATGGCTCTGAGAGGTCATCACCTTATGATCGTGACCATCTCTACAACAGTGTTGACTATTATGAGAAGTACAGAGCTCGCCCTTATGGCTCAAGCTATTTCGAGGATCGTCGCATGTCCTatctcccccctcccccaccccccccttcctcccttTCAAAGCTCTCCTCCAGTGTAGATCCATATGACCGTCGGCCACTGCCTCCACCTTCATCGGCCGCTTCAGCTGCCGCATACTATGCACAAGACGGCAGCCCGATCGGAAGAGTACCAGACTCTTCGGCAGGCTATGCCTGTGAGCGAACACGGCTGTCACCGGTGTCCTCCAGGAGCTATGCTGTTCCACGACCCAAGGATCATTATGCGCCACGATATGCGCCTTACTAA